The following are encoded together in the Pedobacter steynii genome:
- a CDS encoding glyoxalase, which yields MKQNAISVRPFIGAKNFEQSRSFYQDIGFHETVLNPALSLFKWGELGFYLQNAYVKEWIDNTMIFFQVENVKHTWDELVAMELPLKYQDVKLTPIRVENWGRECFLHDPSGILLHFGEFF from the coding sequence ATGAAACAAAATGCCATTTCCGTCCGACCATTTATCGGTGCCAAAAATTTTGAACAATCGAGAAGCTTTTATCAGGATATCGGATTCCATGAAACAGTTTTGAATCCTGCACTCTCGCTATTCAAATGGGGAGAACTGGGCTTCTATTTGCAGAATGCTTATGTAAAGGAATGGATAGACAATACCATGATATTTTTTCAGGTTGAAAATGTAAAGCATACCTGGGATGAATTGGTTGCTATGGAATTACCCTTAAAATATCAGGATGTTAAGCTGACGCCGATCCGTGTAGAAAATTGGGGGCGTGAATGTTTTCTGCATGATCCTTCCGGAATACTTTTGCATTTCGGAGAGTTTTTTTAA
- a CDS encoding zinc-binding alcohol dehydrogenase family protein: MKTLICKKPGEFGYEERAIPVPGPDEILLRMKMLGICGTDYHAFDGTQPFFEYPRILGHEISAEVANVPEGSKFNVGDLVTVSPYFSCGKCIACRRGKTNCCTAIKVFGVHIDGAMQEYISVPLSAVVPGNGLTAEELALVEPLAIGAHGVGLAQITENDTVLVLGAGPIGLGVISVLSSKGAKIIVSDVNENRLSFCMDKLGVSHLINPLKTDSLAEVRKITGGDMATVIIDCTGNLNAINGALPFLAHGGKFIMIGLQKGTIEIIHPEFHKREAMLMSSRNALPEDFNEVIRSIKEGLIRPMDLISHRIAFGEVKESFYGLSNTDQSLIKALIIFD; encoded by the coding sequence ATGAAAACACTTATTTGTAAAAAGCCAGGCGAGTTCGGCTATGAGGAAAGAGCTATTCCGGTTCCCGGACCAGATGAAATATTGCTCAGGATGAAAATGCTGGGTATCTGTGGCACAGATTATCATGCCTTTGATGGAACACAGCCTTTTTTTGAGTATCCCAGGATATTGGGACATGAAATCTCAGCGGAGGTCGCAAATGTACCTGAGGGAAGTAAATTTAATGTTGGCGACCTGGTCACGGTAAGCCCTTATTTTTCATGCGGAAAATGTATCGCATGCAGAAGAGGGAAAACAAACTGTTGTACAGCTATAAAAGTTTTTGGTGTTCATATCGATGGCGCAATGCAGGAATACATTTCGGTTCCCTTATCTGCTGTTGTCCCCGGTAATGGCCTGACTGCTGAAGAGCTGGCATTGGTAGAACCGCTGGCCATTGGTGCCCATGGCGTTGGGCTCGCTCAGATTACAGAAAATGATACCGTTCTTGTTCTTGGTGCCGGTCCTATTGGTCTGGGGGTAATATCGGTCCTGAGCAGCAAGGGTGCAAAAATTATCGTCAGCGATGTGAATGAGAACAGGTTGAGCTTTTGTATGGATAAACTCGGGGTATCGCATCTGATCAATCCGCTAAAGACCGATTCATTGGCTGAAGTCAGAAAAATCACCGGCGGAGACATGGCAACAGTGATCATAGATTGCACCGGGAACCTGAATGCAATCAATGGTGCTCTTCCATTTCTGGCTCACGGCGGTAAATTTATCATGATCGGACTTCAGAAAGGAACCATTGAGATCATACATCCTGAGTTCCATAAAAGAGAAGCGATGTTGATGAGCAGCAGAAACGCGTTACCTGAGGATTTTAATGAAGTCATCAGAAGTATAAAGGAAGGTCTCATCAGACCAATGGACCTGATCTCTCATAGAATAGCTTTTGGCGAGGTCAAGGAAAGTTTTTACGGGTTAAGCAACACAGATCAGTCATTGATAAAAGCATTAATTATTTTTGACTAA
- a CDS encoding TonB-dependent receptor — protein sequence MKGALLLIMFTCLQVSASVYAQKKFSLDLKQTEVSNILTRIQKESDYRFFYNYSSIKKLRKVTLHVKDASINDVLEAVLGNKLPYKITADGVVFIYDQGTAQAQVPIKGKVVDTKGETLIGVSVKLQGTNIGATTNANGEFVINAPENGVLEFSYVGYEKQIVKIAGQTNLTITMVETNSNLDEIVIVGYGTAKKIDVTGSIASVKGSDIQNLPVSTVASALEGRATGVNIVRNDGTPGAAPSIRIRGTGTINDANPLVVIDGVPSNNPDALSDVNPNDIASVEILKDASSSAIYGTRAANGVVLVTTKRGTYSQKLSTSINAYTGVSKSTKYIDLLTAPDLYMLKRERYTNDGVAFEQPWEDAYYATQRTDWQKAILGSGKVNNIDVNIQGGNEASTYYFSTSFYDEKGIIDKSYFKRFSTRINSEHKIKPWLKVGQNLQVTYGENNGFNNNDSQAGLLFSALRYNPAIPTVNEDGSFGTSKVFANQLGDINNPYATIQKADAYNRKYRAVANVFAEVPIYKDLNFRVNYGFDGTINRSYSFDIQDLNQARRNPNSTLSQGEEDNYSHLLDLLLIYDKQVNKHHITFTGGYSLQSFRGSFFSAARTGYDDTSKDQRTLDNGKNLLAANGTYRDPYGLESVFARGFYDYDSRFLATLTFRADGSSKFASSNRWGYFPAFSLGWRLSNEQFMKNISWISNLKITGGWGELGNQNIDGFQYLSKIVVGNGYGTNGYTFGGNGVSGSAVIKTANPDITWERAAMTNVSVEAGFLQNKLSTTITWFDKNTKSMLVPALQIGTTGRVSAPDRNIGTMNNHGIEVDLNYQSGNEFQYSFGVNGSFIKNKVTQLYGTGAFIPSTVYGRSSQEISRTYEGQPVASFYGWKTAGLYQNQADINSDPYLTNDSRKGLIKPGDVRFVDINGDGKIDGLDRTYLGNPNPKATLGFQTKLSYKRIDLSANLAGVFGVSLYNADRMQGVDPTYSFNLYAEALNRWTGPGTSNSMPRMSLDRANDNYRTSDLFIENGNYVSLKNLTLGYTIPASIMKKATLNSLRLYVTGQNLFMITNYSGYTPELGYTNGNRQRGVDVAQYPSVRSFTFGLTLKL from the coding sequence ATGAAAGGAGCATTATTACTCATTATGTTCACTTGCTTACAAGTTTCAGCATCTGTTTATGCCCAGAAAAAGTTTTCACTTGACCTGAAACAGACAGAAGTGAGCAACATCCTGACCAGGATACAAAAAGAAAGTGATTACCGTTTTTTTTACAATTATTCCAGTATTAAAAAACTGAGAAAAGTAACGCTTCACGTGAAAGATGCATCTATTAATGATGTGCTGGAAGCCGTTCTGGGAAACAAGCTGCCTTATAAAATCACAGCGGATGGTGTGGTATTTATCTACGATCAGGGGACGGCTCAGGCACAGGTGCCTATAAAAGGAAAGGTGGTCGATACCAAAGGGGAAACCCTGATTGGCGTCAGTGTCAAACTTCAGGGAACCAATATCGGGGCAACGACCAATGCAAACGGGGAGTTTGTCATTAATGCTCCCGAAAACGGGGTTTTAGAATTCAGCTATGTGGGTTATGAAAAACAGATCGTTAAGATTGCCGGACAAACAAACCTGACCATCACGATGGTAGAAACCAATTCCAATCTGGATGAAATTGTGATTGTGGGTTATGGAACAGCTAAAAAAATTGATGTGACCGGATCAATTGCCAGTGTTAAGGGCAGTGACATTCAGAATTTACCGGTAAGTACAGTGGCTTCTGCCTTAGAAGGAAGAGCAACAGGTGTTAATATTGTACGTAATGATGGTACGCCGGGCGCAGCGCCAAGTATTCGTATCCGCGGTACAGGTACTATCAACGATGCCAACCCATTAGTCGTAATTGATGGGGTACCATCAAACAATCCGGATGCCTTAAGTGACGTGAACCCGAATGATATTGCTTCGGTGGAGATTTTAAAAGATGCTTCATCGAGTGCGATTTATGGAACGAGAGCGGCAAACGGAGTGGTTTTAGTGACGACCAAAAGAGGTACTTACAGTCAGAAATTATCGACTTCAATCAATGCCTATACCGGAGTATCTAAATCTACCAAATACATTGATTTACTTACTGCCCCGGATCTTTATATGCTGAAAAGAGAAAGATACACCAATGATGGGGTGGCGTTTGAGCAACCATGGGAAGATGCTTACTATGCTACCCAGCGTACAGATTGGCAGAAAGCTATCCTTGGAAGCGGCAAAGTAAACAACATTGACGTAAACATTCAGGGAGGGAATGAGGCTTCCACTTATTATTTTTCAACTTCTTTTTATGATGAGAAGGGGATCATTGATAAATCTTATTTTAAGCGTTTTAGCACCCGCATCAATTCAGAGCACAAGATCAAGCCATGGTTGAAGGTCGGACAAAACCTGCAGGTGACGTATGGAGAAAATAATGGTTTCAATAATAACGATTCTCAGGCGGGACTACTCTTTTCTGCATTAAGGTATAATCCTGCAATTCCTACTGTGAACGAGGATGGATCTTTCGGAACGTCTAAAGTTTTTGCCAATCAGCTTGGGGATATCAATAATCCTTATGCTACGATTCAGAAAGCGGATGCTTACAACCGTAAATACCGGGCGGTGGCCAATGTTTTTGCTGAAGTCCCAATTTATAAGGACCTGAATTTTCGGGTGAATTATGGGTTCGATGGAACAATCAATCGTAGCTATTCTTTTGATATTCAGGATTTAAATCAGGCAAGACGGAATCCGAACTCTACGCTATCGCAAGGAGAAGAGGACAACTATTCTCATTTATTAGACCTGTTACTTATTTATGATAAGCAGGTAAATAAACACCACATCACTTTTACCGGTGGTTACTCTTTACAAAGCTTCAGAGGTAGCTTTTTCTCTGCGGCAAGAACAGGCTATGATGATACTTCCAAAGATCAAAGAACCTTAGATAATGGTAAAAACTTATTGGCTGCAAACGGCACTTATAGAGATCCATATGGTCTTGAATCGGTTTTCGCAAGAGGATTTTATGATTATGACAGTAGATTTTTAGCTACGTTGACCTTTAGGGCAGATGGATCATCTAAATTTGCCAGTTCTAATCGCTGGGGCTATTTCCCTGCTTTCTCTTTAGGCTGGAGATTATCCAATGAGCAATTCATGAAAAACATCAGCTGGATCAGTAATTTAAAGATCACAGGTGGATGGGGTGAATTAGGTAACCAGAACATCGATGGCTTTCAGTATCTGAGTAAAATAGTAGTAGGTAATGGATACGGCACCAATGGTTACACTTTTGGTGGAAATGGAGTAAGCGGCTCGGCAGTAATAAAGACAGCCAACCCGGACATTACATGGGAACGTGCAGCAATGACCAATGTTAGTGTGGAAGCTGGTTTTCTACAGAATAAGTTGAGTACCACCATCACCTGGTTTGATAAAAACACCAAAAGCATGCTTGTTCCGGCACTACAGATTGGAACCACAGGAAGGGTGAGTGCCCCTGACCGTAATATTGGAACCATGAATAACCATGGTATTGAAGTAGACCTGAATTATCAGTCGGGCAACGAATTTCAATACTCGTTTGGTGTGAACGGATCCTTCATTAAAAACAAGGTGACTCAGCTATATGGCACTGGTGCTTTTATTCCTTCTACTGTTTATGGCCGTTCAAGTCAGGAAATATCCAGAACCTATGAAGGTCAGCCTGTTGCTTCATTCTATGGATGGAAAACAGCTGGCCTTTATCAAAACCAGGCTGATATCAATAGTGATCCTTACCTGACAAATGATTCCAGAAAAGGCTTGATTAAGCCAGGCGATGTTCGTTTTGTTGATATCAATGGAGATGGTAAAATTGATGGCTTGGACAGAACTTATTTAGGGAATCCAAATCCTAAGGCTACACTGGGCTTCCAGACAAAGTTATCTTATAAAAGGATTGATTTATCCGCCAATTTAGCCGGGGTATTTGGAGTTAGTTTGTATAATGCAGACCGGATGCAGGGAGTTGACCCAACTTATTCGTTTAATTTATACGCAGAAGCACTAAACAGATGGACTGGTCCCGGAACCAGCAACTCCATGCCAAGAATGTCCCTTGATCGTGCAAATGACAACTACCGCACATCAGACCTGTTTATTGAAAATGGCAATTATGTAAGCCTCAAGAACCTAACGTTAGGGTATACTATACCAGCTTCTATAATGAAAAAGGCGACTTTGAACAGCTTGAGACTTTATGTGACCGGACAGAATTTATTTATGATTACTAACTATTCTGGTTATACGCCAGAACTCGGCTACACCAATGGCAACAGACAAAGGGGCGTAGATGTTGCTCAGTATCCATCCGTAAGGTCATTCACATTTGGTTTAACCCTAAAACTCTAA
- a CDS encoding ABC-F family ATP-binding cassette domain-containing protein, whose amino-acid sequence MINVNNISVSFGGTTLFSDVTFSINENDKIALMGKNGAGKSTILKIIANAAKPTSGNVTGPKDAVIAYLPQHFLTQDKVTVFEETMKAFEEVNQMQKELDELNEQLTIRTDYDSDDYMKLIERVSELSEKFYSIEEVNYDAEVEKVLKGLGFERKDFTRQTAEFSGGWRMRIELAKILLKKPDLILLDEPTNHMDIESIQWLEDFLINSAKAVMVISHDRAFVDNITNRTIEVTMGRIYDYKAKYTHYLQLRADRRVHQLKAYEEQQRFIADNQEFIDRFRGTYSKTLQVQSRVKMLEKLEVIEIDEVDTSALRLKFPPSPRSGQYPVIVEDLTKTYGDHVVFQKASMVIKQGEKVAFVGKNGEGKSTMIKAIMNEIDFEGSLKVGHNAKIGYFAQNQAALLDENLTVFETINQIPISDGSIKIKDLLGAFMFSGDDTTKKVKVLSGGEKTRLAMIKLLLEPVNVLILDEPTNHLDMKTKDIIKDALKDFDGTLILVSHDRDFLDGLAEKVFEFGNKRVREHFEDIKGFLAYKKMDSLKEIEQ is encoded by the coding sequence GTGATTAATGTAAATAACATCTCCGTCTCATTTGGCGGAACCACGCTATTCAGCGACGTAACCTTTTCAATCAACGAAAACGATAAAATTGCCCTGATGGGTAAGAATGGTGCAGGTAAGTCGACCATCTTAAAGATCATTGCCAATGCGGCTAAACCTACTTCTGGTAACGTAACCGGTCCAAAGGACGCGGTAATCGCCTATTTGCCACAGCATTTCCTTACCCAGGATAAGGTTACTGTTTTTGAAGAAACGATGAAAGCTTTCGAAGAGGTAAACCAAATGCAAAAAGAGCTTGATGAGCTGAATGAGCAACTGACCATTCGTACGGATTACGACAGTGATGACTATATGAAGCTGATCGAACGCGTATCGGAATTGAGTGAGAAATTTTATTCGATCGAAGAGGTCAATTATGATGCAGAGGTAGAAAAGGTACTAAAAGGCCTGGGTTTTGAGCGTAAGGACTTTACCCGCCAAACTGCTGAGTTTTCTGGCGGATGGCGCATGCGTATCGAGCTGGCCAAAATCCTGTTAAAGAAACCCGATCTGATCTTACTTGATGAGCCGACCAACCACATGGATATTGAGAGTATTCAATGGTTAGAAGACTTCCTGATCAACTCAGCAAAAGCAGTCATGGTGATCTCCCACGATCGTGCTTTTGTAGATAACATTACCAATCGTACCATTGAGGTTACCATGGGTAGAATATACGATTACAAAGCTAAATATACCCATTATCTCCAGTTGCGTGCTGACCGCCGTGTGCACCAGCTGAAAGCTTACGAAGAACAACAACGTTTTATTGCAGATAACCAGGAATTTATAGACCGGTTTAGGGGAACCTACTCCAAAACTTTGCAGGTGCAATCTCGTGTGAAAATGCTCGAAAAGCTGGAGGTGATTGAGATTGATGAAGTAGATACTTCCGCATTAAGGTTGAAATTTCCACCATCACCACGTTCCGGTCAATATCCGGTAATTGTAGAGGATCTGACTAAAACTTATGGCGATCATGTGGTGTTCCAAAAAGCATCTATGGTAATCAAACAGGGTGAAAAGGTAGCTTTTGTGGGTAAAAATGGTGAAGGTAAGTCGACCATGATCAAAGCAATCATGAACGAGATCGATTTTGAGGGAAGTTTAAAAGTAGGCCACAATGCTAAGATTGGATACTTTGCCCAGAACCAGGCTGCATTACTTGACGAGAATTTAACGGTATTCGAAACCATTAACCAGATTCCAATAAGCGATGGCAGTATAAAAATAAAAGACCTTTTAGGCGCCTTTATGTTCAGTGGCGATGATACCACGAAAAAAGTTAAGGTACTTTCCGGTGGGGAGAAAACCCGTTTAGCCATGATCAAGTTATTATTAGAACCTGTAAATGTGTTAATACTGGATGAGCCAACCAACCATTTGGACATGAAAACCAAAGATATTATCAAGGATGCGCTTAAGGATTTTGATGGTACTTTGATCCTGGTATCCCATGATCGGGATTTCCTTGATGGGTTGGCAGAAAAAGTATTTGAATTTGGTAATAAACGTGTCCGTGAACACTTTGAAGACATCAAAGGGTTTTTGGCTTACAAGAAAATGGATAGTTTAAAAGAAATCGAACAATAA
- a CDS encoding RagB/SusD family nutrient uptake outer membrane protein — MKTKFIIYTFLFVVVLSAACKKNLDLKQKGVYNTDNYFRNETDAVNVISGIYNLLAQEDYISHAETTFDVASDDYWRSGDHAEDEAIENLTYNASNAQVNFSWTYKYETVNRSTNAIINIPRIMEITPAVKNRCMGEAYFFRAFGYWRLMLIYGDVPIVTEADYQNSNFNLPKSPIEEVRKQIEADLLKAVELLPENYPDSERGRVNKGTALGLLTKLYMYWEKLPQAIETGEKVINNNKYALATNYQDNFTRANEKSTEILMSVQGLQNVVQNDYTIYYIPRAWGGYGFSQPLKGLADEFEANDTRKAATLLSLGDKMDLGDGKGETEFTSDLSSTGYSFRKYAVFYPFKSDEGTGVDHNYAVPLMRSADIYLLVAEAKIRTQGAGAGDALINIVRKRASPLLSPVAGAGMPQLIHERRMELAGEGERHQDLMRWDKKNIVDIAAIYNLPKSKAPVDQAKTVNFVRPKHYYYPIPQVEIDKSNGVLKQNPNF; from the coding sequence ATGAAAACAAAATTTATAATATATACATTTTTATTTGTGGTGGTTCTTTCCGCTGCATGCAAAAAAAACCTGGATCTTAAACAAAAAGGTGTTTATAACACCGATAACTATTTCAGGAATGAGACGGATGCTGTGAATGTCATTTCCGGTATTTATAACTTACTGGCACAGGAAGATTATATTTCTCATGCTGAGACTACTTTTGATGTGGCCTCAGATGATTATTGGAGATCTGGTGACCATGCCGAAGATGAGGCTATTGAAAACTTAACCTATAATGCTTCTAATGCGCAGGTGAATTTTAGCTGGACTTATAAATATGAGACCGTTAACCGTTCCACAAACGCCATCATTAACATTCCGAGAATTATGGAAATCACTCCTGCGGTAAAAAACCGTTGTATGGGAGAAGCATATTTCTTCCGTGCCTTTGGATATTGGAGGTTAATGTTGATTTATGGGGATGTGCCCATTGTTACTGAAGCTGACTATCAAAACAGCAATTTTAATCTGCCAAAATCTCCAATAGAGGAAGTCCGTAAGCAAATAGAAGCAGATCTTTTAAAGGCGGTAGAGCTGTTACCTGAAAATTACCCGGATTCGGAGCGTGGAAGGGTGAATAAAGGGACAGCATTGGGATTGTTAACCAAATTGTACATGTATTGGGAAAAATTGCCCCAGGCAATTGAGACCGGGGAGAAAGTAATTAATAACAATAAATATGCTTTAGCAACCAATTATCAGGATAATTTTACCCGGGCCAATGAGAAGAGTACAGAGATTCTGATGTCTGTACAAGGACTTCAGAACGTGGTGCAAAATGACTATACCATTTACTATATCCCAAGGGCCTGGGGAGGCTATGGGTTCAGTCAGCCTTTAAAAGGTCTTGCTGATGAATTTGAGGCAAATGATACGAGAAAAGCAGCTACATTATTGAGCTTGGGAGATAAGATGGACCTTGGCGATGGAAAAGGGGAGACGGAGTTTACTTCAGACTTATCATCAACGGGGTACAGCTTCCGTAAATACGCTGTTTTCTATCCGTTCAAATCAGATGAGGGCACCGGAGTGGATCATAATTATGCCGTTCCTCTAATGAGATCTGCAGATATCTATCTGTTGGTGGCCGAGGCTAAAATCCGCACGCAGGGAGCCGGAGCAGGTGATGCCCTGATCAATATCGTCAGGAAAAGAGCTTCCCCGCTGTTGAGCCCTGTTGCAGGTGCAGGAATGCCACAGCTGATTCATGAAAGACGGATGGAACTGGCAGGTGAGGGAGAGCGACACCAGGATCTGATGCGTTGGGACAAAAAGAATATAGTTGACATTGCGGCAATATATAACCTTCCGAAATCGAAAGCCCCGGTAGACCAGGCCAAAACAGTAAATTTTGTCAGGCCCAAACATTATTATTATCCTATTCCACAAGTGGAGATTGATAAGAGTAATGGGGTGCTTAAGCAAAATCCAAACTTCTAG